From one Gemmatimonadaceae bacterium genomic stretch:
- the ribD gene encoding bifunctional diaminohydroxyphosphoribosylaminopyrimidine deaminase/5-amino-6-(5-phosphoribosylamino)uracil reductase RibD, whose product MRLALALAERGAGQVSPNPKVGAVIVRDGQVVGEGWHQRYGDAHAEVNALAHAGEQARGATAYVTLEPCNHHGQTPPCSEALLAAGIRRVVYAVADPNPIASGGAARLAAAGIEVLGGVCEREGALLNAPFLHAARGADTPFVTLKLATSIDGAIVDATRQRGWITGPPALTAVHHLRADADAIGIGIGTALADDPLLNVRLAPAPRVAPRRVIFDRRARLPLESQLVRTATEIPVTVITDGSQPSREAALADRGVQILVAPLVADAFRTLRQQGIRHLLVEGGSVVASDLLDAGLVHHLIIFQAPVILGTGAVPAFAAYPSQGAAVAPRLRVLERRVYGDDLMTRYAVSGD is encoded by the coding sequence ATGCGCCTCGCCCTCGCGCTCGCCGAGCGCGGGGCGGGGCAGGTGTCGCCCAATCCCAAGGTTGGCGCGGTCATCGTGCGCGATGGGCAGGTGGTGGGCGAGGGCTGGCATCAGCGCTATGGCGATGCCCATGCCGAGGTGAATGCGCTGGCGCACGCTGGCGAGCAGGCCCGCGGCGCCACGGCCTACGTGACCCTTGAACCGTGTAATCATCACGGTCAGACGCCGCCGTGTAGTGAAGCGCTCCTCGCCGCCGGCATTCGCCGGGTGGTGTATGCGGTGGCCGACCCCAATCCGATCGCCAGCGGCGGCGCCGCCCGGTTGGCGGCGGCCGGCATTGAGGTGCTCGGCGGCGTCTGTGAGCGCGAGGGCGCGCTGCTCAACGCGCCGTTCCTGCACGCCGCCCGCGGCGCGGACACCCCGTTCGTCACACTCAAGCTGGCCACGTCCATCGATGGGGCCATCGTCGATGCCACGCGCCAGCGCGGCTGGATCACCGGGCCGCCGGCGCTCACCGCCGTGCACCATCTGCGGGCCGACGCCGATGCCATCGGGATCGGCATCGGCACGGCGCTGGCCGATGACCCCCTCCTGAACGTCCGCCTCGCCCCGGCCCCCCGTGTGGCCCCCCGGCGCGTCATTTTCGACCGCCGCGCCCGGCTGCCGCTGGAGTCGCAGCTGGTGCGCACGGCGACCGAGATCCCGGTCACGGTCATCACCGACGGCAGCCAGCCCTCCCGTGAGGCGGCGCTGGCCGACCGGGGGGTGCAGATCCTCGTCGCCCCCTTGGTGGCCGACGCCTTCCGGACACTCCGCCAGCAGGGCATCCGGCATCTGCTCGTCGAGGGCGGCTCGGTGGTCGCCTCCGACCTTCTCGATGCCGGCCTCGTCCACCACCTGATTATCTTTCAGGCTCCGGTCATTCTGGGGACGGGCGCCGTTCCGGCGTTCGCCGCTTACCCGTCGCAGGGCGCCGCCGTGGCGCCCCGGCTCCGGGTGCTCGAGCGCCGCGTGTACGGCGACGACCTGATGACCCGCTACGCTGTTTCCGGAGACTGA